In Mixophyes fleayi isolate aMixFle1 chromosome 11, aMixFle1.hap1, whole genome shotgun sequence, one DNA window encodes the following:
- the RPL27A gene encoding large ribosomal subunit protein uL15: MPTKLRKTRKLRGHVSHGHGRIGKHRKHPGGRGNAGGMHHHRINFDKYHPGYFGKVGMRHYHLKKNQHFCPTINLDKLWTLVSEQTRLNHAKNPEGPAPIIDAVHAGYYKVLGKGKLPKQPVIVKAKFFSRRAEEKIKGVGGACVLVA; this comes from the exons ATG CCTACCAAACTAAGAAAGACAAGGAAGCTACGTGGACATGTCAGCCACGGACATGGCCGTATTG GCAAACACAGAAAGCATCCTGGTGGTCGTGGTAATGCCGGTGGTATGCATCATCACAGAATCAACTTTGATAAATA CCATCCTGGTTACTTCGGTAAAGTCGGTATGAGACATTACCATTTAAAGAAGAACCAGCACTTCTGTCCCACCATCAACCTGGACAAGCTGTGGACTCTGGTCAGTGAGCAAACCAGGCTCAACCACGCCAAGAACCCAGAAGGCCCCGCACCCATCATTGACGCTGTACATGCA GGTTACTACAAGGTGCTCGGGAAAGGCAAGCTCCCCAAACAACCCGTCATCGTAAAAGCCAAATTTTTCAGCCGCCGCGCAGAGGAGAAGATCAAAGGAGTCGGCGGTGCTTGTGTGCTGGTAGCATAA